The genomic stretch TCATACGCCGCTATCGTGGCACAATTATGCTTTTTAGCATAACCCTCCCTATGCAAGGGGTTGAATGAAACAATTACGTGAAGAAAATATTTCATTGAGAACATGAATAATGTCACAAGAAAAATGCTACATTCCTTTTTTCTCATCCCATCAAAATTCAtcagaaaaattcaaaatctaagTATGGACCCGACGATCGATTCGATTCGGTAGCCACCTTGTTGTTTTGAGGCACCGCGGACTTGGATGTGTGACTTAGGGTCGCAAGATCAAACGGTTTTGGAATCTCCGGTGGGCGAGTGCCGCGGATGAGAGCCCAATTTACGCTTGCAAAGAAGGGGTGCTGTTTAATTTCTGTGGCACCACGTTTAAATCCCAGTCTCTTTTGAGGGTTCTTCACAAGTAAGCCCCGGATCAAATCCTTTGCAGCGAAACTAACGTTGGATCCATCCGGAAACTTGAGAGACTGACCGACCACGTTGAACAATGTCTCCCGGTTTCCATTCCCTTTGAATGGCGTCTTCCCATGCAGCAGCTCGTACAAGAAGATACCGAAAGTCCACCAATCAACCGCGCTACCATGACCGTCACCTCTGATTATTTCTGGAGCTAAATACTCGTGTGTCCCAACGAATGACATAGAGCGCGCACTCGTTGGCTCAGCAATAAGTACAGGCAACGAATCCGAATTTCCAAAACCTACTCTTTCGGTTTTCTCCTTGGTTGATTTGGAGCTAAGAAACCGAGGCTTAAAGCAAGAGGGTTGCAAACAAGCCGGCTGAACACAAACCGGCAATTTGCACGAGGGATCAATGCATGCTGGCTGAATGCAGTATGCAGATATTCTGCAAGATGGATCGTCGCTGGACTGAACGAGAGTCGGACTCACGTAACATCTCAATGATAAATCGAAGTCGGAAAGCATGATATGGCCGTCCTCCCTCACTAGTACGTTTTCGGGTTTTAAGTCCCTGTACACCACGCCCATCATGTGGAGATACTCGAGGGCAAGAAGCACTTCTGAAGCATaaaacctgcaaaacaaaatgcaatttgatttgatcaaatgttttTACTGTTTGATCGAGAAGTTAGCACCAAAATTAACCGAAATTGGTTATCAAATCATTGGTGGTGGTAGATAATCTTTCAAGCATTACACTGAAAGAGATTTACATAAACCGGATATTTCACTATAAATGTAACCAATACACACTAACATGTAAGaacattaaaacacatgacATTGGTCACGGCTACGTGGCTATCGAGCCAACGGTTTCGGGATCTAGGTCCAAGCACATAAAAGGGTGTTGTGGCTATGAACATAAAAAAGATTTTTGAAAAGTGAAACAACTCGTAAGCTTGCTATACCCATAAAAGCTTCAAAAGTCAATGAATTTCTAAACATTTTGATTGCAAAACCAT from Pyrus communis chromosome 7, drPyrComm1.1, whole genome shotgun sequence encodes the following:
- the LOC137739214 gene encoding serine/threonine-protein kinase D6PK-like, with translation MDKPPHSAESHDGESVVSSLQDLSFKNSFSISMCSSTVSGSDSTKVSSNGTPEANKNAENADCEDESYKSSLTHLGNSNRSDPNESSFRSFCPSKPHKGNDARWDAIQSVKSKDGDLGLGHFHLLKKLGCGDIGSVYLAELRGMGCFFAMKVMDRGMLAGRKKLIRAQTERDILGLLDHPFLPTLYSNFETEKFSCLLMEFCCGGDLHTLRQRQPGKHFTEQAARFYASEVLLALEYLHMMGVVYRDLKPENVLVREDGHIMLSDFDLSLRCYVSPTLVQSSDDPSCRISAYCIQPACIDPSCKLPVCVQPACLQPSCFKPRFLSSKSTKEKTERVGFGNSDSLPVLIAEPTSARSMSFVGTHEYLAPEIIRGDGHGSAVDWWTFGIFLYELLHGKTPFKGNGNRETLFNVVGQSLKFPDGSNVSFAAKDLIRGLLVKNPQKRLGFKRGATEIKQHPFFASVNWALIRGTRPPEIPKPFDLATLSHTSKSAVPQNNKVATESNRSSGPYLDFEFF